A genome region from Littorina saxatilis isolate snail1 linkage group LG16, US_GU_Lsax_2.0, whole genome shotgun sequence includes the following:
- the LOC138949910 gene encoding uncharacterized protein codes for MWNVHDRVLTDAAKSNNSCEGWHHAFQNVVGACYPNLWRLIEALNKEQALVQADVTRLLGGQAPAPKRRKYKDLQKRIKTIVRQYNDGGRGLLETMEGLAFAFMF; via the coding sequence ATGTGGAACGTGCACGACCGCGTTCTCACTGATGCTGCCAAGTCCAACAACAGCTGTGAAGGGTGGCATCACGCCTTTCAGAACGTGGTCGGGGCATGCTACCCCAATCTTTGGAGGCTGATAGAGGCCCTCAATAAAGAACAGGCACTAGTCCAGGCGGACGTCACACGTCTACTGGGAGGCCAGGCTCCAGCGCCCAAAAGGCGCAAGTACAAAGACTTACAGAAACGGATAAAGACGATCGTTAGACAATACAATGACGGAGGTCGGGGGCTGCTTGAAACAATGGAAGGACTCGCCTTTGCTTTCATGTTTTAG